GAGATCCCTCGAAAAGAGATACGCTTAAGCAACGGATCCGTTTATAGCGCATACACTACAGAAGGTCCTTGGAAAGACGGATGGAATCCTTCCGATTGGAAGGCAGGGATCCCTAAGCTTAGGGCGGAATGGATCCATAAAAGAAGTTCAGGACCTTCTCCCGTCCAAAATCATTCCCAAATGTATTTCGCAAAACAAGGATTGATAACTGAAGAGATGCAATATGTTGCTCTTCGTGAGGGAATGGATCCTGAATTCGTGAGAAGTGAGATCGCCAGAGGTAGAGCGATCATCCCTTCCAATAAGAACCATCCTGAATTAGAGCCGATGATCATTGGCAAAAACTTCCTGGTGAAAATAAACGCGAATATAGGAAACTCCGCTCTTTCTTCTTCTATTGAAGAAGAAGTAGAGAAGCTCCGCTGGTCCATTAAGTGGGGAGCTGACACCGTGATGGATCTATCTACTGGAAAGAATATCCATGAGACAAGAGAATGGATCATACGTAATTCTCCTGTTCCAATTGGAACAGTCCCAATCTACCAGGCTCTGGAAAAAGTAAAAGGTAAGGCGGAAAATTTAAGTCTTTCTGTATTTTTAGAAACTTTGGAAGAACAAGCGGAACAGGGTGTGGATTATTTTACAATTCACTCGGGAGTCCTTCTCAGGTACATTCCACTGACCTCTAAGAGAGTGACAGGTATTGTTTCCAGGGGTGGGTCCATCATTGCAAAATGGTGCCTGGCACATCATCAGGAAAATTTCCTCTACACAGGTTTTGAGGAGATCTGTAAGGTAATGAAAAAGTACGGAGTGTCTTTCTCCTTGGGTGACGGTTTACGTCCTGGAAGTATTGCGGATGCAAACGACGAGGCACAATTCTCCGAATTAAGGACCTTGGGTGAGCTTACACAGATAGCTTGGAAAGAAGACATCCAAGTAATGATTGAAGGTCCAGGCCATGTTCCAATGGATAAGATCAAGGAGAATGTAGATTTGCAGATGGAAATTTGTAAGGAAGCTCCATTCTATACTTTAGGACCTCTAGTTACTGATATCGCACCTGGTTACGATCATATCACT
The nucleotide sequence above comes from Leptospira johnsonii. Encoded proteins:
- the thiC gene encoding phosphomethylpyrimidine synthase ThiC; this encodes MESNQTLTPFEIPRKEIRLSNGSVYSAYTTEGPWKDGWNPSDWKAGIPKLRAEWIHKRSSGPSPVQNHSQMYFAKQGLITEEMQYVALREGMDPEFVRSEIARGRAIIPSNKNHPELEPMIIGKNFLVKINANIGNSALSSSIEEEVEKLRWSIKWGADTVMDLSTGKNIHETREWIIRNSPVPIGTVPIYQALEKVKGKAENLSLSVFLETLEEQAEQGVDYFTIHSGVLLRYIPLTSKRVTGIVSRGGSIIAKWCLAHHQENFLYTGFEEICKVMKKYGVSFSLGDGLRPGSIADANDEAQFSELRTLGELTQIAWKEDIQVMIEGPGHVPMDKIKENVDLQMEICKEAPFYTLGPLVTDIAPGYDHITSAIGAAMIGWHGTAMLCYVTPKEHLGLPDKEDVKQGVLAYKIAAHAADLAKGHPGAKERDDLLSKARFEFRWDDQFALSLDPDTAQSFHDETLPQDRMKTAHFCSMCGPHFCSMHLTQELRKYAEEKGISDEKAMEEGFKEKSQEFLNKGGTVYVSSE